From the genome of Streptomyces sp. V1I1, one region includes:
- a CDS encoding SRPBCC domain-containing protein, with product MSKEFEIVREFEVDASPEQVWDAITTGTAGWLWPMEYEPKEGGAAPFGGTVTAWDPPHRLTGRTEDAEGVPQQTFNQLEHVIEPREGGGSWVRYVHSGILVEDWDNQYDGANKHTDFYLHTLRQYLKHFTGRAATFATLDAPAASNAPGGLEVVSRGLGLADDASQGATVRVELPGAGPVDAVLDYRNAYFVGLRTDKAMYRIFGRNHFGAPVGVSVHDFAGDADAGKNEDAWQKWLTGLFA from the coding sequence ATGTCCAAGGAATTCGAGATCGTCCGCGAGTTCGAGGTCGACGCGAGCCCCGAGCAGGTCTGGGACGCGATCACCACCGGCACGGCGGGCTGGCTTTGGCCCATGGAGTACGAGCCCAAGGAGGGCGGTGCGGCCCCCTTCGGCGGCACCGTCACCGCATGGGACCCGCCGCACCGCCTCACCGGCCGCACCGAGGACGCGGAGGGCGTGCCCCAGCAGACCTTCAACCAGCTCGAGCATGTCATCGAGCCGCGCGAGGGCGGCGGTTCATGGGTGCGCTATGTGCACAGCGGCATCCTCGTCGAGGACTGGGACAACCAGTACGACGGCGCCAACAAGCACACCGACTTCTATCTGCACACCCTGCGGCAGTACCTCAAGCACTTCACCGGCCGGGCCGCCACGTTCGCGACGCTGGACGCCCCCGCCGCCTCCAACGCCCCGGGCGGCCTCGAAGTCGTCAGCCGCGGACTCGGGCTGGCTGACGACGCGTCCCAGGGCGCGACGGTACGGGTCGAGCTGCCCGGCGCCGGACCGGTGGACGCGGTCCTGGACTACCGCAACGCGTACTTCGTCGGTCTGCGCACCGACAAGGCCATGTACCGGATCTTCGGCCGTAACCACTTCGGTGCGCCGGTCGGCGTCAGCGTGCACGACTTCGCGGGTGACGCGGACGCGGGAAAGAACGAGGACGCCTGGCAGAAGTGGCTGACCGGTCTGTTTGCGTGA
- the pelF gene encoding GT4 family glycosyltransferase PelF, whose protein sequence is MAESLCAPRSGAPLVTLLTEGTYPHSHGGVSVWCDQLVDGLPDFDFNVIAVTGTGRESLAWELPAHVAEPVSVPMWGPDPAGAAPRGRRLRRLTETYERFLTSFLDPATEAHFGPALYELAGAARDGVLAPALRTDRAVRILAGVWNRRDLPVYAARPTLHDALTATDLLEHALRPLAAAPPERGVAHAVSGGIAVLPGLVGRQLHGVPLLLTEHGVYLRERYLGYRTGPYRWPVKALLLGFFRLLAEETYRAADLITPGNRYNRLWEERGGADPELIRTVYNGVDPAAFPPAGPEPDVPTLSWAGRVDPIKDLETLIRAFAIVRKDLPDARLRLFGGTPRGGEAYRERCEALAAELGHADAVSFEGRVDDIRDAYAAGNVVMLSSISEGFPFTLIEAMSCGRATVSTDVGGVREAVGDSGLVVPPREPEAMARAALELLRDPRRRAAMGEAARLRVIEQFTLRQTVDTFRSIYLELALGAHEPAASAWPAEVLA, encoded by the coding sequence ATGGCCGAGTCCTTATGCGCGCCGCGATCCGGCGCGCCTCTGGTCACCCTCCTCACCGAAGGCACCTATCCGCACAGCCATGGCGGCGTGAGCGTGTGGTGCGACCAACTAGTCGACGGATTGCCCGACTTCGACTTCAACGTCATCGCGGTGACCGGCACCGGCCGGGAGTCCCTCGCCTGGGAGCTGCCCGCCCATGTCGCCGAGCCCGTCAGCGTCCCCATGTGGGGGCCCGACCCGGCCGGGGCCGCGCCGCGCGGACGCCGGCTGCGGCGGCTGACTGAGACGTACGAAAGGTTTCTGACCTCGTTCCTCGACCCGGCGACCGAGGCGCACTTCGGTCCCGCGCTGTACGAACTGGCCGGGGCGGCCCGGGACGGCGTACTCGCGCCCGCGCTGCGCACCGACCGTGCCGTGCGCATCCTGGCCGGCGTCTGGAACCGCCGCGACCTTCCGGTGTACGCGGCGCGGCCCACCCTGCACGACGCGCTCACCGCCACCGATCTGCTGGAACACGCGCTGCGGCCGCTCGCGGCCGCGCCGCCGGAGCGGGGCGTCGCGCACGCGGTCAGCGGCGGCATAGCGGTCCTGCCCGGTCTGGTCGGCCGACAACTGCACGGCGTACCGCTGCTGCTCACCGAGCACGGGGTGTATCTGCGCGAGCGCTATCTCGGCTACCGCACGGGCCCCTACCGCTGGCCCGTGAAGGCGCTGCTGCTCGGCTTCTTCCGGCTGCTCGCCGAGGAGACGTACCGCGCGGCCGACCTGATCACTCCCGGCAATCGCTACAACCGGCTGTGGGAGGAGCGCGGCGGTGCGGACCCGGAGCTCATACGCACGGTCTACAACGGCGTCGACCCGGCGGCGTTCCCGCCCGCCGGGCCCGAACCGGACGTGCCCACGCTGAGCTGGGCCGGCCGCGTCGACCCGATAAAGGACCTGGAAACCCTGATCCGGGCCTTCGCGATCGTACGGAAGGACCTGCCGGACGCGCGGCTGCGGCTCTTCGGCGGCACCCCGCGCGGCGGCGAGGCCTACCGGGAGCGCTGCGAGGCGCTTGCCGCCGAGCTCGGGCACGCGGACGCCGTCTCCTTCGAGGGGCGGGTCGACGATATACGGGACGCGTACGCGGCCGGCAATGTCGTGATGCTGTCCAGCATCAGCGAGGGCTTTCCGTTCACGCTGATCGAGGCCATGTCCTGTGGGCGCGCCACCGTTTCCACCGACGTCGGAGGGGTACGCGAGGCCGTCGGCGACAGCGGTCTCGTGGTGCCGCCGCGGGAGCCGGAGGCGATGGCGCGCGCCGCGCTGGAGTTGCTGCGTGATCCGCGGCGGCGGGCCGCGATGGGCGAGGCGGCGCGGCTGCGGGTGATCGAGCAGTTCACGCTCCGGCAGACCGTCGACACCTTCCGCTCGATCTATCTCGAACTCGCCCTGGGCGCCCATGAGCCGGCGGCCTCGGCATGGCCCGCGGAGGTCCTCGCATGA
- a CDS encoding helix-turn-helix domain-containing protein: protein MLDVTVIEDSAAAAVSLDPMRSRLLAELAGGPASAAMLAGRVGLPRQKVNYHLKALERHGLVELAGERRKGNVTERLMRATAASYVISPLALAAVQPDPARFRDQLSARWLLAVAARLVRDVGTLITGAAKARKRLATYALDGEVRFASAAERAAFVEELTQGVGALIAKYHDESAPGGREHRIVVALHPTVKTPPAIEEAS, encoded by the coding sequence ATGTTGGACGTGACCGTGATCGAGGACTCGGCAGCTGCCGCCGTCTCGCTGGACCCCATGCGCTCCCGGCTGCTCGCCGAGCTCGCCGGCGGACCGGCGTCGGCCGCCATGCTGGCCGGCCGGGTCGGGCTGCCCCGCCAGAAGGTGAACTACCACCTCAAGGCACTGGAGCGGCACGGCCTGGTCGAGCTGGCCGGCGAGCGCAGGAAGGGCAATGTCACCGAGCGGCTGATGCGGGCCACCGCGGCCTCGTACGTCATCTCCCCGCTCGCTCTGGCCGCGGTGCAGCCCGACCCGGCCCGCTTCCGCGACCAGCTCTCCGCGCGCTGGCTGCTCGCCGTCGCCGCGCGGCTGGTACGCGACGTCGGCACCCTGATCACGGGCGCCGCCAAGGCCCGCAAGCGCCTTGCGACGTACGCGCTCGACGGCGAGGTGCGCTTCGCCTCCGCCGCCGAACGGGCCGCGTTCGTGGAGGAGCTGACCCAGGGAGTCGGCGCCCTGATCGCCAAGTACCACGACGAGAGTGCCCCGGGTGGCCGCGAGCACCGCATCGTGGTCGCTCTCCACCCCACCGTGAAAACCCCGCCTGCCATCGAGGAGGCGTCATGA
- a CDS encoding SDR family NAD(P)-dependent oxidoreductase — protein MTVTEDSPVYGPGIDPERLAVCLSVLDELDKLDVDHPDAITVRRATAGIYRTVKQRRRQERRAAKTAHDKSVTEATATGSAERIDDETEGLLPSSSVTGEIAGILQRPRSCYICKTRYVEVDVFYHQLCQGCAAENRARRDARTDLTGKRALLTGGRAKIGMYIALRLLRDGAHTTITTRFPNDAIRRFKAMPDSDEWIHRLKIVGIDLRDPAQVVALADSVAAAGPLDILINNAAQTVRRSPQAYSELVAAESAPLPAGELPPAQVIGTFGSGAVDSVAALPSAAGEGLTAQDVTDLALVSGSASLERIAAGTAIDAGGLVPDLHDTNSWIQTVSEVDPVELLEVQLCNSTAPFILISRLRPAMSAAKAKRTYVVNVSAMEGVFSRGYKGAGHPHTNMAKAALNMLTRTSAQEMFESDGILMTAVDTGWITDERPHPDKMRLADEGFHAPLDLVDGAARVYDPIVRGEGGEDLYGCFLKDYAPANW, from the coding sequence ATGACGGTGACAGAGGACAGCCCGGTGTACGGCCCGGGCATCGACCCGGAGCGCCTGGCCGTCTGCCTCAGCGTGCTCGACGAACTCGACAAGCTGGACGTCGACCACCCCGACGCGATCACGGTACGGCGCGCCACCGCCGGCATCTACCGCACCGTGAAGCAGCGCCGCCGCCAGGAGCGCCGGGCCGCCAAGACCGCCCACGACAAGTCGGTCACCGAGGCCACCGCCACCGGCTCAGCCGAGCGGATCGACGACGAGACGGAGGGCCTGCTGCCGTCCTCGTCCGTCACCGGCGAGATCGCGGGGATACTCCAGCGCCCCCGGTCCTGCTACATCTGCAAGACCCGCTATGTCGAGGTCGACGTCTTCTACCACCAGCTCTGCCAGGGGTGCGCTGCGGAGAACCGGGCCCGCCGCGACGCCCGCACGGACCTGACCGGCAAGCGCGCCCTGCTCACCGGCGGCCGGGCCAAGATCGGGATGTACATCGCGCTGCGACTGCTGCGCGACGGCGCCCACACCACCATCACCACCCGCTTCCCGAACGACGCGATCCGCCGCTTCAAGGCGATGCCGGACAGCGACGAGTGGATCCATCGCCTCAAGATCGTCGGCATCGATCTGCGAGACCCCGCGCAGGTCGTCGCCCTCGCCGACTCGGTGGCCGCTGCGGGCCCGCTGGACATCCTGATCAACAACGCCGCGCAGACCGTACGCCGCTCCCCGCAGGCGTACAGCGAACTGGTCGCCGCCGAGTCCGCCCCGCTGCCCGCGGGCGAGCTGCCGCCCGCCCAGGTCATAGGCACCTTCGGCAGCGGCGCCGTGGACTCCGTCGCCGCGCTGCCGTCCGCCGCCGGTGAGGGCCTCACCGCCCAGGACGTGACCGACCTCGCGCTGGTCTCCGGCTCGGCATCCCTGGAGCGCATCGCGGCCGGCACCGCGATCGACGCCGGCGGCCTGGTCCCCGATCTGCACGACACCAACAGCTGGATCCAGACCGTCTCCGAGGTCGACCCGGTCGAGCTGCTCGAAGTGCAGCTGTGCAACTCCACCGCGCCGTTCATCCTGATCAGCCGGCTCCGCCCGGCCATGTCCGCGGCCAAGGCCAAGCGCACCTACGTGGTGAACGTCTCCGCCATGGAGGGCGTCTTCAGCCGCGGCTACAAGGGCGCGGGTCACCCGCACACCAACATGGCCAAGGCCGCGCTGAACATGCTCACCCGCACCAGCGCCCAGGAGATGTTCGAGTCCGACGGCATTTTGATGACCGCCGTCGACACCGGCTGGATCACCGACGAGCGCCCGCACCCCGACAAGATGCGCCTCGCCGACGAGGGCTTCCACGCCCCGCTCGACCTGGTCGACGGCGCCGCCCGCGTCTACGACCCGATCGTGCGCGGCGAGGGCGGCGAGGACCTCTACGGCTGCTTCCTCAAGGACTACGCTCCGGCGAACTGGTAG
- a CDS encoding SDR family oxidoreductase, translating into MISGPAQNCLEGRTALVTGASRGIGFAIAGALAGAGADVVVTARDPDGVTAAVAKLRDAGARAAGCAGSVADPAHLDHCTALAVREFGRLDILVNNAATNAPYGPLMEADPDQWRQAFAVNVEAALRLVQLAWRAWMREHGGAVVNICTEGTHGVGPRVGAYGTSKVALRHLTQQLAGELAPAVRVNAVSPGLVRTEMARFVWEGAERRIADGLPLGRIGEPDDVARAVLWLVSDESAWVTGADLLVDGGTRVRAAAGTGSYAVHDQLRATSSPERSP; encoded by the coding sequence ATGATTTCCGGGCCTGCGCAGAACTGCCTCGAAGGCAGGACAGCCCTGGTGACAGGGGCTTCCCGTGGCATCGGCTTCGCCATCGCCGGCGCACTGGCCGGGGCGGGGGCCGATGTGGTGGTCACCGCACGGGACCCGGATGGAGTAACGGCGGCTGTGGCCAAGCTGCGGGACGCGGGAGCACGGGCGGCGGGCTGTGCCGGCAGCGTGGCCGACCCGGCCCATCTCGATCACTGCACCGCCCTCGCCGTGCGGGAGTTCGGGCGGCTCGACATCCTGGTCAACAACGCCGCTACGAACGCTCCCTACGGTCCGCTGATGGAGGCCGATCCCGACCAGTGGCGGCAGGCGTTCGCGGTGAATGTGGAGGCGGCGCTGCGGCTGGTGCAACTCGCCTGGCGGGCCTGGATGCGCGAGCACGGCGGCGCGGTGGTCAACATCTGCACCGAGGGCACACACGGAGTGGGCCCGCGGGTGGGCGCGTACGGCACGAGCAAGGTGGCGCTGCGGCACCTCACCCAGCAGCTCGCCGGCGAACTCGCCCCCGCGGTACGGGTGAACGCGGTCTCACCGGGTCTCGTACGCACCGAGATGGCCCGCTTCGTCTGGGAGGGCGCCGAGCGGCGGATCGCCGACGGGCTGCCGCTGGGCCGGATAGGCGAGCCCGACGATGTGGCGCGGGCGGTGCTGTGGCTGGTCTCGGACGAGTCCGCGTGGGTGACCGGGGCCGATCTGCTGGTGGACGGCGGTACGAGGGTGCGCGCGGCGGCGGGCACGGGCTCGTACGCCGTCCATGACCAGCTGCGGGCTACCAGTTCGCCGGAGCGTAGTCCTTGA